One segment of Aulosira sp. FACHB-615 DNA contains the following:
- a CDS encoding WD40 repeat domain-containing protein produces the protein MYEAFRHQLTIKFNQRQNAIALSTDGNTLVTGGADDQKISVWDTNTGKLIRTWMFAPDELLHGLSNTVESVAISTDNKILVSGGRLIQIWNLETGNKIRTLKSRGAICSVISPDMTKLITHGSGRSPTTIIWDLHKGRKIYQRTGQYDCILSFVISPDSKIFIGGNGTTNNVTIWNLNTGSIIKEMENKGDIRVHKLAISPNGETLAGGGYDGIKIWEIATGKQVQTIDKFKNIQFHSHLDFINSLVFSPDENMLFSSGSDGSIQVWNVQTGKNIYTFPSELRFSSIALSFDGQTLVGHAQSNNTVEVWKNSTAIATI, from the coding sequence ATGTATGAAGCTTTTAGACACCAATTAACAATAAAATTTAATCAACGCCAGAATGCGATCGCACTTAGCACAGATGGAAATACTCTAGTAACAGGTGGAGCTGATGACCAAAAAATAAGTGTCTGGGATACCAACACAGGTAAATTAATTAGAACTTGGATGTTTGCACCTGATGAGCTTCTACATGGACTGTCAAACACAGTCGAATCTGTTGCTATATCCACAGATAATAAAATTTTAGTAAGTGGTGGTAGGTTAATTCAGATATGGAATTTAGAAACTGGAAATAAGATTCGCACTTTAAAAAGCAGAGGTGCTATTTGTAGCGTCATTAGTCCTGATATGACAAAACTAATAACTCATGGAAGTGGAAGAAGTCCCACAACTATTATCTGGGATTTGCATAAGGGTAGAAAAATTTATCAGCGCACTGGTCAATATGACTGTATTTTATCTTTTGTCATTAGTCCAGATAGTAAAATTTTTATTGGAGGAAATGGAACTACTAATAATGTAACTATTTGGAATTTGAATACAGGCAGTATAATAAAAGAAATGGAAAATAAAGGCGATATCCGAGTTCATAAACTTGCTATCAGTCCTAATGGTGAAACTTTAGCAGGAGGTGGTTACGATGGAATAAAAATTTGGGAAATTGCAACAGGAAAGCAAGTTCAAACAATAGATAAATTTAAGAATATACAATTTCATTCTCATCTTGATTTCATCAATAGTCTTGTGTTTAGTCCTGATGAAAATATGCTATTTAGTAGTGGTAGTGATGGCTCAATTCAGGTATGGAATGTGCAAACTGGTAAAAATATCTATACTTTTCCAAGTGAGCTAAGATTTAGCTCAATCGCACTTAGCTTTGACGGACAAACTTTAGTAGGTCATGCACAATCTAATAACACAGTTGAGGTTTGGAAGAATTCTACAGCTATAGCAACAATTTAG
- a CDS encoding ATP-binding protein, protein MAKLKISKKVSTALINSLGAGVVPRLGVEHIAVGREQELKSLIQNLDDIAEGVAAFRFIIGNYGSGKSFLLQMIRNRAMEQGFVVADADLSYERRLAGSNNEGLATYRELMSHLSTKTRPDGGALVSILEGWINKIQQEVAKETNMRPNDEGFDDQVEAKIREVVQYIEDLVHGFDFGNVIIAYWRGYRLDDDNLKNAALRWLRGEFSTKIEARSALGVRVIIDDESWYDYIKLLAKFVAEIGYKGLLILLDEAVNLYQISTTVTREKNYNRLLAMFNDTMQCKAEHLGIFIGGTTKFLEDQNRGLFADQAWRRRTKESRFATQANVQEFLGPVIRLNPLSEAEIFTLLQRLKEIHVTHYGYDKTLSDRNLQEFLQEIVSRLGAEALLTPSEIIRDFISVLNILHQNPKMTFSELIHGSQFKPTAVGKNSAIDEDDAAEFSL, encoded by the coding sequence ATGGCAAAGCTCAAAATCTCGAAGAAAGTTTCCACTGCTTTAATTAATTCCCTGGGTGCGGGAGTAGTACCAAGACTAGGAGTTGAACACATAGCAGTTGGTCGAGAACAAGAACTTAAAAGCCTGATACAAAATCTAGATGACATTGCCGAAGGTGTCGCCGCATTTCGCTTTATTATTGGTAATTATGGTTCCGGTAAAAGCTTTCTCCTCCAAATGATTCGCAACCGTGCAATGGAACAAGGCTTTGTCGTAGCTGATGCTGATTTATCTTATGAACGCCGCCTCGCGGGAAGTAATAATGAAGGTTTGGCGACTTATCGAGAATTAATGAGTCACCTTTCCACCAAAACCCGTCCTGATGGCGGTGCTTTAGTTTCAATTTTAGAAGGTTGGATTAATAAAATCCAACAAGAAGTTGCCAAAGAAACTAATATGCGTCCCAACGACGAAGGTTTTGATGACCAAGTAGAAGCCAAAATCAGAGAAGTTGTGCAGTATATTGAAGACTTAGTTCATGGTTTTGATTTTGGCAATGTGATTATTGCTTATTGGCGTGGTTATCGATTAGATGATGATAATTTAAAAAATGCGGCTTTGCGGTGGTTGCGGGGTGAATTTAGCACCAAAATTGAAGCTAGGTCGGCTTTGGGTGTGCGGGTAATTATTGATGATGAAAGTTGGTACGACTACATTAAATTGTTAGCTAAATTTGTGGCTGAAATTGGTTATAAAGGTTTGTTAATTTTGTTAGATGAAGCGGTAAATTTGTATCAAATATCTACTACTGTTACCCGCGAGAAGAACTATAACAGACTGCTGGCGATGTTTAACGATACCATGCAATGTAAAGCCGAACATCTGGGGATTTTTATTGGTGGTACAACCAAATTTTTAGAAGACCAAAACCGGGGACTATTTGCTGACCAAGCTTGGCGCAGACGTACCAAAGAAAGTCGCTTTGCTACCCAAGCGAATGTTCAGGAATTTTTAGGGCCAGTTATTCGGTTAAACCCCTTGAGTGAGGCTGAAATTTTCACGCTTCTACAACGCCTGAAAGAAATTCATGTAACCCACTATGGCTATGATAAAACGTTGAGCGATCGCAACTTACAAGAATTCTTACAAGAAATCGTTAGCCGCTTAGGTGCAGAAGCCTTACTCACACCCAGCGAAATCATCCGCGACTTTATTAGTGTACTGAATATCTTACATCAAAATCCAAAAATGACATTCAGCGAATTAATTCATGGTTCTCAATTCAAACCTACAGCCGTTGGTAAAAATTCAGCTATTGATGAAGATGACGCAGCAGAATTTAGTTTGTAA
- a CDS encoding tellurite resistance TerB C-terminal domain-containing protein, whose translation MQAVMVSNRFLLGVVAFSVSFGLSLVPNWNFGQAFLTGIITVLATYTAALFVDKRRRHHEMLVLTTLRKRIKEQESLKNRIYREIKQIEEHHNLLYAENQKLQNQIAESRNQRDSLHRELSNFAGQKKQLEAETNNLKNTIQTLEQTNTELSNICANLTAEKRRLELHSNVSHAEIAQLQTQLHELRQDKQEIESNLTLLGRLKPQLEEKMYELRVEIQELETVVHQQNKLLADITTEKNNITNSLTELHQQINDKQSDIQQLNSQILILQGERDLLQSQIWDLLQQTETLNLEPIPINLSLEDEPELFPFADLIAPSEDPSEDLPEEWTNLLEKLPGHEIEVLKAILQADNPKASIKQIAEANITMPNLLIDSINDRANDTIGELIIEPGEDTPSVYPEHQHNVRKMIAMYEDLMSRQASSN comes from the coding sequence ATGCAAGCAGTAATGGTCAGTAATCGATTTCTTCTAGGTGTAGTTGCCTTTAGTGTAAGTTTTGGGCTTAGTCTGGTTCCGAATTGGAATTTTGGTCAAGCTTTCCTAACAGGCATAATTACTGTCCTGGCTACATATACTGCCGCATTATTTGTTGATAAACGCCGGAGACATCATGAAATGCTGGTGTTAACAACCTTACGCAAACGCATTAAAGAGCAAGAATCTTTAAAAAATCGCATTTACAGAGAAATCAAACAAATTGAAGAACATCACAATTTGTTATATGCTGAGAACCAAAAACTGCAAAATCAAATTGCCGAATCTCGCAATCAAAGAGATAGTCTGCATCGAGAATTAAGTAATTTTGCCGGACAAAAAAAGCAATTAGAAGCTGAAACGAATAACCTTAAAAATACCATTCAAACTCTAGAGCAAACTAATACAGAACTTAGTAATATTTGTGCTAACCTCACAGCCGAAAAACGCCGTTTAGAGTTACATAGTAATGTTTCTCATGCTGAAATTGCCCAGTTACAAACTCAACTTCATGAACTACGCCAAGACAAGCAAGAAATTGAGAGTAACTTAACCTTACTAGGTAGACTCAAACCGCAGCTAGAAGAAAAAATGTATGAACTCAGGGTAGAAATTCAAGAGCTAGAAACTGTTGTTCATCAGCAAAATAAATTATTGGCAGATATCACTACAGAAAAGAATAACATCACCAATAGCTTAACTGAATTACATCAGCAAATAAATGATAAACAATCAGACATCCAACAGTTAAATAGTCAAATTTTAATCTTACAAGGAGAACGAGATTTATTACAAAGTCAAATTTGGGACTTACTGCAACAAACAGAAACACTCAATTTAGAACCTATACCAATAAATCTCTCCCTAGAAGATGAACCCGAATTATTTCCGTTTGCTGATTTAATTGCACCTTCAGAAGATCCCAGTGAAGACTTACCAGAAGAATGGACTAATTTGTTAGAAAAATTGCCAGGTCATGAAATTGAAGTATTAAAAGCAATATTACAAGCAGATAACCCCAAAGCAAGCATTAAACAAATTGCCGAAGCTAATATTACCATGCCTAATCTCTTGATTGATTCTATTAACGACCGAGCAAATGATACCATTGGGGAATTAATCATCGAACCAGGCGAAGACACTCCCTCAGTGTATCCAGAACATCAGCACAATGTCCGCAAAATGATTGCTATGTACGAAGACTTGATGAGCAGGCAAGCATCATCAAATTAA